A region of Pyxidicoccus parkwaysis DNA encodes the following proteins:
- a CDS encoding class I SAM-dependent methyltransferase, translated as MFHRQGPTFRELATQALTSVERGYDLLAPKFDYTPFRTPDPVLKVAVEQLGPPHSVASALDVCCGTGAAMRFLRPLARERVVGFDLSQGMIEEANRRLHGAPGDARLDFIRGDALELPFDSEFDVVTSFGAFGHILEEDEPRLVRGITRALRPGGRFLFVTSHPPSMLRPGFWLAKGFNAAMRVRNALWRPPFVMYYLTFLVPRARALLEAEGFTVEVRDGILPEPFTPLSTVIATKR; from the coding sequence ATGTTCCATCGCCAAGGGCCCACCTTCCGCGAGCTGGCCACCCAGGCGCTCACCTCCGTCGAGCGCGGGTACGATTTGCTCGCCCCCAAGTTCGACTACACGCCCTTCCGCACGCCGGACCCGGTGCTCAAGGTCGCCGTCGAGCAGCTCGGGCCGCCCCACTCCGTCGCCAGTGCGCTCGACGTGTGCTGCGGCACCGGCGCCGCCATGCGCTTCCTCCGGCCTCTCGCGCGCGAGCGCGTCGTCGGCTTCGACCTCAGCCAGGGTATGATTGAAGAAGCCAACCGCCGGCTCCACGGCGCTCCCGGTGACGCACGCCTCGACTTCATCCGGGGCGACGCGCTGGAGCTCCCGTTCGACAGTGAGTTCGACGTCGTCACCAGCTTCGGCGCCTTCGGCCACATCCTCGAGGAGGACGAGCCCCGGCTGGTGCGCGGCATCACCCGGGCGCTGCGTCCCGGGGGCCGCTTCCTCTTCGTGACGTCACATCCGCCCTCGATGCTCCGACCGGGCTTCTGGCTGGCCAAGGGCTTCAACGCGGCCATGCGCGTGCGCAACGCGCTCTGGCGGCCACCGTTCGTCATGTACTACCTGACGTTCCTGGTGCCTCGCGCCCGAGCGCTGCTGGAGGCGGAGGGCTTCACGGTGGAGGTCCGCGACGGCATCCTCCCCGAGCCCTTCACGCCGCTCAGCACCGTCATCGCCACCAAGCGGTGA
- a CDS encoding PilZ domain-containing protein: MLKPRNLPRFAHRLTIRLRGMLPVYTHDVSEGGFCADMLQPLNPGATIEGSIAVGEAELPFQGEVVWTRRTAGDRVRGRYGVRFTHVTEEFRRRLHEYRKMQGKRLVRWFT; encoded by the coding sequence ATGCTCAAGCCACGCAATCTTCCCCGATTCGCGCACCGGCTCACCATCCGGCTGCGCGGGATGTTGCCTGTCTACACGCATGACGTGTCCGAGGGCGGCTTCTGCGCGGACATGCTCCAGCCGCTGAATCCGGGAGCGACCATCGAGGGCTCCATCGCCGTGGGCGAGGCGGAGTTGCCGTTCCAGGGAGAGGTCGTGTGGACGCGGCGCACGGCGGGAGATCGCGTGCGCGGCCGCTACGGCGTGCGCTTCACCCACGTCACCGAGGAGTTCCGCCGCCGCCTCCACGAGTACCGGAAGATGCAGGGCAAGCGGCTCGTGCGCTGGTTCACGTGA
- a CDS encoding MBL fold metallo-hydrolase has translation MKSLLAVLVAVPAVALAQLPDPAKANVTSEPVAGNVHMLTGAGGNIGVSVGPDGLLIVDDQFEVLAPKIHKALDKLSKAKISYVLNTHYHFDHTGGNGVFGKEGKIIAQREVRTRLVAGSDMGPMGKIPPAKKEALPFITYDTGMSLYFNGEEIRLTHLPAGHTDGDSTVYFVGSNVLHMGDHFFVDTFPFIDLNGGGSVEGYLANIEKVLATLPQGVKIIPGHGPLAGRPELERFVATVRETVQIVRARREAGKTLAQVKAEGLPEKFKSWGAGFINTDTWLETVFTSLEKSASAKKVSAPTP, from the coding sequence ATGAAGAGTCTTCTGGCCGTCCTGGTCGCGGTTCCCGCTGTGGCGCTGGCGCAGCTTCCGGACCCGGCGAAGGCGAACGTCACGAGCGAGCCCGTCGCCGGCAACGTGCACATGCTGACGGGCGCGGGTGGCAACATCGGCGTGTCGGTGGGCCCGGACGGCCTGCTCATCGTCGATGACCAGTTCGAGGTGCTCGCCCCCAAGATTCACAAGGCGTTGGACAAGCTGAGCAAGGCGAAGATTTCGTACGTCCTCAACACGCACTACCACTTCGACCACACGGGCGGTAACGGCGTGTTCGGCAAAGAGGGCAAAATCATCGCGCAGCGCGAGGTGCGCACGCGCCTGGTTGCCGGCTCGGACATGGGCCCCATGGGCAAGATTCCTCCCGCGAAGAAGGAGGCGCTGCCCTTCATCACCTACGACACGGGCATGTCGCTGTACTTCAACGGCGAGGAGATTCGCCTCACGCACCTGCCCGCGGGCCACACCGACGGCGACTCCACGGTGTACTTCGTCGGCTCCAACGTGCTGCACATGGGTGACCACTTCTTCGTGGACACCTTCCCGTTCATCGACCTGAACGGTGGCGGCTCGGTGGAGGGCTACCTGGCCAACATCGAGAAGGTGCTGGCGACGCTGCCGCAGGGCGTGAAAATCATCCCGGGCCACGGTCCGCTGGCGGGCCGCCCGGAGCTGGAGCGCTTCGTGGCCACCGTCCGCGAGACGGTGCAGATTGTCCGCGCGAGGCGTGAGGCCGGCAAGACGCTGGCGCAGGTGAAGGCCGAGGGCCTCCCGGAGAAGTTCAAGTCCTGGGGCGCCGGCTTCATCAACACGGACACGTGGCTGGAGACGGTGTTCACCAGCCTGGAGAAGAGCGCGAGCGCGAAGAAGGTCAGCGCGCCCACGCCGTAG
- a CDS encoding GreA/GreB family elongation factor produces MSKAFTKEDSGGDEVLPARPRPASGEKRYITPEGYRALHDELQALQGPDPEAQGLTPLEQGGRRKERERRARELAAVLEEVRVVEPDEAQAGRVFFGAWVELEDEDGARVRYRIVGPDEADVKAGRLSVESPLARALLGKEVGESVLVERPRGAVEYSVTRVDYVT; encoded by the coding sequence ATGTCGAAGGCATTCACCAAGGAGGACTCCGGTGGGGACGAGGTCCTCCCCGCGCGGCCGCGCCCGGCCTCGGGAGAGAAGCGCTACATCACTCCGGAGGGCTACCGCGCGCTGCACGACGAGCTGCAAGCGCTGCAGGGGCCGGACCCCGAGGCACAGGGGCTGACGCCGCTGGAGCAGGGCGGCCGGCGCAAGGAGCGCGAGCGGCGGGCGCGTGAGCTGGCGGCGGTGCTGGAGGAGGTGCGCGTCGTGGAGCCGGACGAGGCCCAGGCGGGGCGTGTCTTCTTCGGCGCGTGGGTGGAATTGGAGGACGAGGACGGAGCGCGGGTGCGCTACCGCATCGTCGGGCCGGACGAGGCGGACGTGAAGGCGGGGCGGCTCAGCGTGGAGTCACCGCTGGCGAGGGCGCTGTTGGGCAAGGAGGTGGGAGAGTCCGTGCTGGTGGAGCGTCCGCGTGGCGCGGTGGAGTACTCGGTGACGCGGGTGGACTACGTCACCTGA